One Aspergillus oryzae RIB40 DNA, chromosome 2 genomic window carries:
- the AfusinC gene encoding Defensin domain protein (predicted protein), whose amino-acid sequence MRFFGGVIATFVVCSSLADAFCHDSISCMVGGDNVCNNVCVRQGNPNGGRCLPRDGCPGNDICACYPQSKRSDGVIDGDASIREVLKDFGIDGGAEKELNAREKRSISCNFPDPFGGLICENHCAYIGKPGGQCSDQKVCTCN is encoded by the coding sequence ATGCGTTTCTTCGGCGGTGTTATCGCGACCTTCGTCGTCTGCTCCTCTTTGGCCGATGCCTTCTGCCACGACTCGATCTCTTGCATGGTGGGAGGTGACAATGTTTGCAACAACGTCTGTGTGAGACAGGGCAACCCTAATGGTGGTCGCTGTCTCCCCCGTGATGGCTGTCCTGGCAATGACATCTGTGCTTGTTACCCGCAGAGCAAGCGCAGCGACGGGGTGATCGATGGCGATGCCTCTATCCGTGAGGTCCTGAAGGACTTTGGAATAGATGGAGGGGCTGAGAAAGAGCTGAATGCAAGGGAGAAGCGCAGCATTTCCTGCAACTTCCCCGATCCTTTTGGTGGACTTATCTGCGAAAACCACTGCGCCTACATTGGAAAGCCCGGTGGCCAGTGCTCTGACCAGAAGGTTTGCACGTGCAACTGA
- a CDS encoding uncharacterized protein (predicted protein) gives MGESTPPSDSEFTICWVCTLLKEYIASRQVLDDIYDETTPASKGICNYYTLGRIGGHKVVICCCLPADQSAMVSVPRVMEYMQKRFTSMRFVFNVGIAGGAPSSKYDVRLGDVIIGTRVVQHRFRKGTSDGYIFAGHSLSPPRALLHAVTALKTRLFYGLDLSESFENAYTRSPTIEATFRRPEARTDRLYKSQFVHTNGCDCLKECPRQSSEIIERQARQDHRIEVHDGVIALVEKDIKDAVARDQLTSELDALCFDRETSELCDSVSCIPIRGICSYSDSHGNEQWNGYAAAAAAVCARELLLTIPPVQLTSMESVNEPEQWAFNFPDFTQLLEKVPSRIATTMHSALIGICVLLAIFGQLIWSFYVWMLSVAADIRSPAFNPPVKAAQLVEGHTQKLEGAPIHINIYVDQQAVSHARRQSEANWIDSPHQCPTEFSKVQWNGAGRDKVSGSTAELLQGVRALIGKEISRNISISIPHDIGDPLSPIDSSCDPLERVPIERTESVSSASKPPVPPRSKKPRGYISRRNTQIPVPNSMAKRNKLSAENENHKLSESGEEVPEIVALINEFRGRASV, from the coding sequence ATGGGTGAATCTACACCACCCAGTGACAGCGAGTTTACGATCTGCTGGGTCTGTACGCTTTTGAAAGAATACATTGCTTCGCGCCAAGTTCTGGACGACATCTACGATGAAACCACTCCCGCGTCCAAGGGAATTTGTAACTACTACACACTAGGACGTATCGGAGGCCACAAAGTCGtgatctgctgctgcttgccTGCCGATCAGTCCGCAATGGTATCTGTTCCCAGAGTGATGGAATACATGCAGAAAAGATTTACCTCCATGCGTTTCGTTTTCAATGTCGGTATTGCCGGTGGCGCACCAAGTTCAAAGTATGATGTGCGCCTCGGAGATGTGATCATTGGAACTCGGGTAGTTCAGCATCGCTTCAGAAAGGGAACATCTGATGGATACATATTTGCTGGACATTCGCTGTCCCCTCCGCgtgctcttcttcatgcAGTAACTGCGCTGAAGACGCGTCTTTTCTATGGGCTTGACCTTAGTGAAAGCTTTGAGAATGCCTATACTAGGTCCCCGACCATCGAAGCGACATTCAGGCGTCCCGAAGCACGAACGGACCGTCTCTACAAATCTCAGTTTGTCCACACTAATGGATGCGATTGCCTCAAGGAGTGCCCTCGGCAGTCATCTGAGATAATAGAACGACAAGCCCGGCAAGACCATCGAATCGAGGTTCACGATGGAGTGATCGCATTGGTAGAAAAGGACATCAAAGATGCTGTTGCAAGGGATCAACTCACGAGCGAGCTAGATGCACTGTGCTTCGATAGGGAAACATCAGAACTATGTGATTCTGTCAGTTGTATTCCTATTCGCGGTATCTGTAGTTATTCCGATTCGCACGGTAACGAACAGTGGAATGGCtacgccgccgccgctgccgccgttTGCGCCAGGGAGTTACTCCTGACCATCCCCCCGGTTCAGTTGACGAGCATGGAGTCAGTGAATGAACCAGAGCAATGGGCATTTAACTTCCCTGATTTCACACAGTTGCTTGAAAAGGTTCCCTCTAGAATAGCGACGACCATGCACAGTGCCCTTATCGGTATCTGCGTCTTACTGGCAATCTTTGGGCAATTGATCTGGTCCTTCTATGTCTGGATGTTATCAGTGGCAGCGGACATTCGTTCGCCCGCCTTTAACCCTCCAGTGAAAGCAGCTCAGCTCGTGGAGGGTCATACGCAAAAGCTCGAGGGCGCACCCATACATATCAATATCTATGTCGACCAGCAAGCCGTGTCTCACGCACGAAGGCAAAGCGAAGCGAACTGGATAGATTCTCCACATCAGTGTCCAACGGAGTTTTCTAAGGTCCAGTGGAACGGCGCTGGGAGAGACAAGGTGTCTGGCAGTACCGCAGAACTTCTACAAGGGGTCCGAGCCCTGATCGGCAAAGAGATCAGCAGAAACATCTCGATCAGTATCCCACACGATATTGGCGATCCACTTTCGCCTATCGACTCAAGCTGCGACCCACTTGAGAGGGTACCGATTGAGAGGACGGAGTCTGTATCGAGTGCATCCAAGCCTCCGGTACCCCCACGTTCCAAGAAACCACGCGGCTACATCTCGAGACGTAACACACAGATTCCAGTTCCCAATTCCATGGCGAAGAGGAACAAACTTTCTGCTGAAAATGAAAATCATAAATTGTCCGAGTCTGGTGAGGAAGTTCCAGAAATTGTGGCTCTAATCAATGAATTTCGAGGACGGGCGTCCGTATGA
- a CDS encoding F-box protein (predicted protein): MRGCRTFQSLVPRLDSHIQEPDDLDIERRSKIILTGIDDASLPERDDSNHTPTPVDWLPARHAVSNGRIVNPFVDDYNISDAEFAFHPWCFGTYMQLSRLRLGYIEVDRLPSFFQNIGRYPRDFYYSPGSDVEEAWFVDMWSCNAGSEWLAANPYHVPKLRELLDRAMTTDASFNLQAGVFNSQAALRNTVNGPAVTPDNFCRLPQEIRNMILSYLNSRDIATLRLVSRTFYRLPVFLWYRLLKEEMPWLWEIWSDESPYFWATVTGEDIKNNGHRVLDSHTSHPTIVSHTIDVQEHLSQWTLPKPPYGRTNWYMLYLDIKRNWKELRGLRNRERIWNYQEKMLVSLKMHIQDVAI, from the exons ATGCGGGGCTGTCGGACTTTCCAGAGTCTTGTTCCTAGGCTTGATAGCCACATTCAAGAGccggatgatcttgatattgaGCGCCGGAGCAAGATCATCCTGACGGGCATTGACGATGCATCATTGCCAGAACGTGACGACTCCAATCACACTCCCACCCCCGTTGATTGGTTACCGGCAAGACATGCCGTGAGTAATGGTCGTATTGTTAACCCGTTTGTCGAT GATTACAATATCTCCGATGCTGAATTCGCCTTTCATCCCTGGTGTTTCGGAACCTATATGCAACTCTCGCGGCTTCGCCTTGGCTATATAGAGGTTGACCGCTTACCGAGCTTTTTCCAGAATATAGGCCGCTACCCTCGTGACTTCTATTACTCTCCTGGATCTGACGTGGAGGAGGCTTGGTTTGTCGATATGTGGTCGTGTAATGCTGGCTCCGAATGGCTGGCTGCAAATCCATATCATGTGCCTAAACTACGGGAGCTCCTGGACAGAGCCATGACCACCGACGCATCGTTCAATTTACAGGCCGGTGTCTTTAATTCCCAAGCTGCTCTGAGGAACACAGTGAATGGGCCAGCCGTCACTCCCGATAACTTCTGTCGACTTCCGCAAGAAATAAGGAACATGATTCTCAGTTATCTGAATTCACGAGACATCGCGACCTTGCGGTTAGTTTCTCGAACCTTTTATCGGTTGCCGGTCTTTCTTTGGTATCGACTACTGAAAGAAGAGATGCCATGGCTGTGGGAGATCTGGAGTGATGAATCCCCTTATTTCTGGGCCACGGTGACCGGGGAGGACATCAAAAATAACGGACATAGGGTCCTGGATTCTCATACGTCACATCCCACCATCGTGTCACATACCATCGATGTTCAGGAACATCTGTCGCAGTGGACTCTACCAAAGCCTCCCTATGGACGGACAAATTGGTATATGCTGTACCTTGATATCAAGCGCAACTGGAAGGAATTAAGAGGATTACGGAATCGGGAAAGAATCTGGAATTACCAGGAGAAGATGCTGGTATCTCTGAAGATGCATATCCAGGATGTTGCCATCTGA
- a CDS encoding uncharacterized protein (predicted protein), which translates to MKAVGGNVTLSDGGKLLLERLQSQSETPLWVLAWGGTNVLAQVLYKIHQNYSSEDAAAMRSKLRVYAISDQDDTGPWIRRNYPDIFYISSTHGWNQYGMATWIAISGETYYNKDEGVPNSTTVTHEWLRDNIQIGPYGSVAYPDFKFIMEGDTPTFLYLIQNGLGDSENPGYGSWGGRYTKVDPSTAVDYNHYSDAADRVVGCNNKTFSSNYATIWRWRDAYQNDFAARMQWTLPANSSMANHHPVVSVNGSKELAAFKVTAAAGSTINLDTAGTYDPDGDKLSYNWFQYEEPGSDDWNVAGQVPALNLTTVQNGQQVQVKIPASEDSCNGKGDNPSGCWLLHLVLEVKDNGIHPLTTYRRVLIQTTNQTIST; encoded by the coding sequence ATGAAAGCAGTGGGAGGCAACGTGACACTCAGCGACGGTGGAAAGCTCCTTCTAGAACGTCTTCAGTCCCAATCCGAGACGCCCCTCTGGGTCCTCGCCTGGGGTGGTACGAACGTTCTGGCCCAGGTGTTGTACAAGATCCACCAGAACTACTCGTCCGAAGACGCGGCTGCCATGCGTTCCAAGCTGCGTGTGTATGCCATCTCCGACCAAGACGACACAGGTCCCTGGATCCGTCGCAACTACCCAGACATCTTCTACATTTCGTCTACGCATGGATGGAATCAATATGGTATGGCCACCTGGATCGCCATCTCCGGCGAGACGTACTACAATAAGGACGAGGGTGTTCCAAATTCAACCACCGTGACCCATGAGTGGCTCCGCGACAACATCCAGATTGGACCCTACGGGAGTGTGGCTTATCCCGATTTCAAGTTTATCATGGAAGGCGATACCCCAACTTTCCTGTACCTGATCCAGAATGGTCTGGGTGACTCCGAGAACCCCGGATATGGATCTTGGGGTGGAAGATATACCAAGGTAGATCCATCCACGGCCGTCGACTATAACCACTACAGCGATGCAGCAGATCGCGTGGTCGGTTGCAACAACAAGACCTTCAGCTCCAACTATGCTACTATTTGGAGATGGCGTGACGCTTACCAGAACGATTTCGCCGCTCGCATGCAATGGACTCTCCCGGCGAACAGTAGCATGGCGAACCATCACCCCGTTGTCTCTGTTAATGGAAGCAAGGAATTGGCTGCCTTCAAGGTGACGGCTGCAGCAGGCTCGACGATTAACCTCGATACCGCTGGGACTTATGATCCCGATGGCGATAAGTTGTCGTACAACTGGTTCCAGTACGAAGAACCGGGGTCCGATGATTGGAACGTGGCAGGACAGGTCCCTGCACTGAACTTGACTACAGTACAAAATGGCCAACAAGTACAGGTCAAGATTCCCGCTTCCGAGGACAGCTGCAATGGAAAGGGAGATAACCCGTCTGGTTGTTGGTTGCTGCATTTGGTTCTGGAGGTCAAGGATAATGGCATTCATCCCTTGACAACTTACCGTCGGGTGCTGATCCAGACTACTAACCAGACGATTTCTACTTGA